A stretch of Aspergillus nidulans FGSC A4 chromosome VI DNA encodes these proteins:
- a CDS encoding extracellular serine-threonine rich protein (transcript_id=CADANIAT00009932) — protein MKTTSLVSVLSLLATARATGLWWGSDECYTAPDNTDNECTEQQQSGFTWDDLDIGDFSSFGGLDFSGFSCSNGFGGLRTRTFNSKCITGKIGKGITKSSGPSISCGEDRAGFSIDKFHLFTSVDADVVISFGMPDGSTCKKHARCSSAGTEVTNDQCGGATSVGFELPDDSEHDDCDLGIGSIGFVCGPGKPTYTPPAETPSETPSATPTPEAPTSSSTPVIGVPTPTGSSPVTSSTPVIPPTTTSFSSIPGSSSVPFTISTVYTTSEITITQCASTVTNCPADSTSVTTSTVFVSTTWCPVTPTETPSTPTDTEDVPPAETSSSETTTTVSIPAETSTPAAPETTTPVIPTSVSPGSSSVIPPDMTTTEITYTTVTWCPVTDTITSDESTFTTVTTSTLSTTTITATTTICNRCTLTGVPSPSETPAVPSETPDVPTDVNPTTTPEAPETSETPVPETPVTEITYTTVTTCPVTTTITSGDSTITSTYTTVSTATITESATASVPTAVLPTTTPEAPVPGSTVTEITYTTVTTCPATTTITSGDSTITSTYTTISTQTLTSTSTIAVPTSVSPEETPSTPSETETSSTPVPTTSCPNVVPKCINTWLNLIPDCKSNSDITCFCPSSEFTEKVISCIQAWGADADEVQAALSYMAGICAAYVPENPGIITNVPTTITLTPPPAATPTDVSPEQTGSESQSPVPTAPPCTTITYSTYTVTVPQVGFSTATVTETAGSGVNPVQTSTIELVPQPTAAPTSGSDSGSGSGAGSTTLANPWTTTLATNTPSQTVTPSPTAPVFTGAASPLHRAPGSMAWSWAMALALPVFAL, from the exons atgaAGACCACCTCTTTGGTCTCGGTCCTTTCCCTTCTGGCCACTGCCCGGGCCACTGGCTTG TGGTGGGGTAGTGACGAATGCTATACTGCTCCCGATAACACCGACAACGAGTGTaccgagcagcagcagtctggCTTCACCTGGGACGACCTCGATATTGGCGACTTCAGCTCGTTCGGTGGCTTGGACTTCTCCGGcttcagctgcagcaatGGTTTCGGTGGACTGCGTACCCGGACCTTCAAT AGCAAATGCATTACCGGAAAGATTGGCAAGGGTATCACAAAGTCCTCCGGCCCGTCCATCTCGTGCGGTGAGGACAGGGCTGGCTTCTCCATTGACAAGTTCCACCTCTTCACCtccgtcgacgccgacgTGGTCATCTCCTTTGGCATGCCCGACGGTTCGACCTGCAAGAAGCACGCACGGTGCTCTTCCGCTGGTACGGAAGTCACCAATGACCAGTGCGGTGGTGCTACATCTGTTGGATTCGAGCTGCCAGATGACAGCGAGCACGACGACTGTGATCTCGGTATTGGAAGCATCGGGTTCGTCTGTGGTCCAGGCAAGCCGACGTACACTCCTCCTGCTGAGACTCCCTCCGAGACGCCGTCCGCGACGCCTACTCCAGAGGCCCCGACGTCTAGCAGCACTCCTGTGATCGGTGTCCCGACTCCTACTGGCTCCAGCCCTGTCACCTCGTCCACTCCTGTCATCCCGCCTACTACTACGTCCTTCTCGAGCATCCCCGGCAGCAGCTCCGTGCCATTCACCATCTCAACCGTCTACACCACCAGCGAGATTACTATCACGCAGTGTGCGTCTACCGTGACCAATTGCCCTGCGGATTCCACCTCGGTGACAACTTCGACGGTATTCGTGTCCACTACCTGGTGCCCGGTAACTCCTACAGAGACGCCGTCCACTCCAACTGATACTGAAGACGTCCCTCCTGCGGAGACCTCCTCGTCGGAGACCACTACCACTGTCTCAATCCCCGCTGAGACGTCGACGCCTGCTGCCCCTGAAACCACTACCCCGGTTATTCCCACCAGCGTCAGCCCTGGCTCGTCCTCCGTCATTCCTCCGGACATGACAACTACGGAGATCACCTACACGACTGTCACTTGGTGCCCAGTTACCGATACGATCACCTCCGACGAGTCCACGTTTACTACCGTGACTACCAGCACTCTGAGCACGACGACCATCACTGCAACGACCACCATCTGCAATCGCTGCACATTGACCGGTGTTCCATCGCCTTCTGAGACCCCTGCTGTTCCATCGGAAACCCCCGATGTCCCAACCGACGTCAACCCTACTACCACCCCAGAGGCCCCAGAGACCTCGGAGACTCCTGTCCCTGAAACTCCTGTCACCGAGATCACCTACACCACAGTCACTACCTGTCCTGTCACTACCACTATCACTAGTGGCGATTCCACAATCACTTCCACTTACACCACTGTCTCTACCGCCACGATTACCGAGTCGGCAACCGCCTCCGTGCCAACCGCGGTCCTCCCCACGACAACCCCTGAGGCACCAGTTCCCGGGTCAACCGTCACCGAGATCACATACACGACTGTCACTACCTGCCCTGCAACAACCACAATCACCAGCGGCGATTCCACAATCACGTCAACTTACACCACGATCTCTACGCAGACCCTGACTTCTACCTCAACCATCGCCGTGCCAACCTCTGTCTCTCCTGAGGAAACTCCTTCAACCCCCTCGGAGACAGAAACCTCCTCTACCCCCGTCCCAACGACCTCTTGCCCCAACGTTGTTCCTAAATGTATCAATACCTggctcaacctcatcccGGACTGCAAGTCCAACAGCGATATCACCTGCTTCTGCCCCTCATCCGAGTTCACCGAGAAGGTTATCTCTTGTATCCAGGCATGGGGTGCTGATGCAGACGAGGTTCAAGCCGCTCTCTCCTACATGGCTGGTATCTGCGCCGCTTATGTCCCTGAGAACCCCGGAATCATCACCAATGTTCCTACGACGATCACCCTCACCCCGCCTCCCGCCGCGACGCCTACGGATGTGAGCCCTGAACAGACTGGCTCTGAATCGCAGTCTCCGGTTCCCACGGCCCCTCCATGCACGACAATTACTTACTCAACGTACACCGTCACCGTGCCGCAAGTTGGATTCTCCACTGCCACGGTCACGGAGACTGCTGGGTCGGGCGTCAACCCGGTGCAGACATCTACTATCGAGCTAGTTCCCCAGCCTACCGCGGCGCCGACTTCTGGCTCTGATtccggctccggctcggGAGCTGGGTCAACCACCCTCGCCAACCCCTGGACAACAACCCTGGCCACAAACACGCCGTCGCAGACCGTGACGCCCTCGCCAACAGCACCGGTGTTTACGGGTGCTGCGTCGCCTCTCCACCGTGCTCCAGGCTCGATGGCTTGGTCGTGGGCTATGGCGCTAGCCCTGCCAGTATTTGCTCTCTGA
- a CDS encoding uncharacterized protein (transcript_id=CADANIAT00009934), with protein sequence MILLQWSWQILGEDAPLPHRSHYRHRASRHLSPKSVARRERTETVHIPAEDNAGVPSDDTMPTAMYGWLDTNVPADLMAFTHTPLPEENSPISVERYGDGNATRPWYTVAQYLLELVEWLQGSISFETTVVSVEKTWSGKWRLTLRRPEAVEGGKRDLWWQEEFDAVIVATGQYSEPFLPKIPGLDRVVNTHPETLEHVNAVRSREQYASKRVVIVGGSFSASDAVGDIYMLVRGPLYVSRSSHSPYITEIWNLSNVEVRPTIGQIEGQDRTKLKLTFSDGSKLDDVDKLIFATGYRFSVPFLSHQPVIKADRVPGTYQHVFRIGDPSLAFSRAC encoded by the exons ATGATCTTGCTGCAATGGAGCTGGCAGATTTTG ggagaagatgcgcCGCTACCCCACCGTAGCCATTATCGGCACCGGGCCAGCAGGCATCTCAGCCCTAAGAGCGTTGCACGACGAGAAA GGACAGAAACCGTCCACATTCCCGCAGAGGACAACGCCGGCGTTCCCTCAGACGACACAATGCCGACGGCGATGTATGGCTGGCTAGACACGAATGTGCCTGCAGATTTGATGGCGTTTACTCACACTCCACTTCCAGAGGAGAATTCCCCTATATCCGTGGAGAGGTATGGGGACGGGAATGCGACGAGGCCGTGGTATACTGTTGCGCAATATCTCCTTGAATTGGTTGAGTGGCTTCAGGGGTCTATCTCGTTTGAGACCACGGTTGTATCAGTGGAGAAAACATGGTCTGGTAAATGGAGGTTGACGCTGAGGCGGCCGGAAGCCGTGGAAGGGGGGAAAAGGGATTTATGGTGGCAGGAGGAGTTTGATGCGGTGATAGTTGCTACGGGACAATATAGCGAGCCGTTTCTCCCGAAGATTCCTGGATTGGATCGGGTGGTAAATACTCATCCGGAGACACTGGAGCATGTGAATGCAGTCCGGTCGCGGGAGCAGTACGCCAGCAAGAGAGTGGTGATTGTCGGAGGGAGCTTCTCGGCGAGTGATGCTGTGGGGGATATATACATGCTCGTGCGCGGTCCACTATATGTCTCCCGAAGCTCACATAGTCCGTATATAACGGAGATATGGAACTTGTCGAATGTCGAAGTGAGGCCAACAATCGGTCAGATCGAAGGCCAGGATCGTACGAAACTCAAGCTCACGTTTTCCGACGGCTCCAAGCTGGACGATGTTGACAAACTTATATTTGCGACTGGATACCGGTTCTCGGTCCCGTTCTTATCTCACCAGCCTGTTATAAAGGCCGACAGAGTACCAGGAACATATCAGCATGTTTTCAGAATCGGCGATCCATCCTTGGCTTTTTCTCGGGCTTGTTAG
- a CDS encoding uncharacterized protein (transcript_id=CADANIAT00009936), whose amino-acid sequence MKAFSYETDFVLERLPGLFSCNVRDSATSFVFDYAVRSFPLIWLLLSLLCLYTWLSLVSFLAKLMDSTDNAMVVKRSFFSRDKVAKASKASRRSFDGHARMKMQETLENSMDDPFHSPIVTLVVSRDQRLFVAHEDILSRSPYFDTVLRDQFPAGSVNKALILPDEEPEVMSCVLEFLYKGDYTPRLQPKKGRKTWELESFQDANHPGGSGLSQSTIFHSGVGDLVLRDTAVYCAAEKYGLEGLKDLALRKQGLHTGIPIEILLRSARYAYDNTPDSESRLRAHYLAMIIRTRDIFKRSGTMQLEMEMGHKFFFDLFVAMCNHMDDLGEMSWK is encoded by the exons ATGAAGGCCTTCAGCTACGAGACGGATTTTGTCTTGGAAAGGCTCCCAGGACTCTTTTCATGCAACGTGCGTGATTCGGCTACGTCATTTGTTTTCGACTACGCCGtccgttcttttcctcttaTCTGGTTACTTCTGTCGCTCCTTTGCCTCTACACCTGGCTGTCTCTCGTCTCGTTCCTGGCTAAGTTGATGGATAGCACCGACAACGCCATGGTTGTCAAGCGCTCTTTTTTTTCTAGGGACAAGGTTGCTAAGGCTTCCAAGGCCTCTAGGAGGTCGTTTGATGGGCAtgcgaggatgaagatgcaggaGACGCTGGAAAATTCGATGGATGA TCCGTTTCATAGCCCAATAGTAACGTTGGTTGTGAGTCGAGATCAGCGTCTTTTCGTAGCTCACGAAGACATTCTGTCTCGATCTCCGTACTTTGATACGGTGCTTAGGGATCAGTTCCCGGCCGGAAGCGTGAACAAGGCTTTGATTTTGCCCGACGA AGAGCCAGAAGTTATGTCCTGCGTTCTCGAGTTCCTGTATAAAGGTGACTATACTCCGCGCCTACAACCCAAAAAGGGCCGGAAGACATGGGAACTCGAGAGCTTCCAGGACGCCAACCACCCGGGCGGCAGCGGCCTGAGCCAGTCGACGATCTTTCACTCTGGAGTGGGAGATCTCGTTCTCCGGGATACTGCAGTGTACTGCGCGGCCGAGAAGTATGGTCTCGAAGGGCTCAAGGACCTTGCTCTGCGCAAGCAGGGCTTGCATACTGGTATCCCAATCGAGATCCTACTCCGGTCTGCGCGATATGCGTACGATAATACACCGGACTCAGAGTCCCGTCTGCGCGCCCATTACCTGGCCATGATCATTCGGACCCGCGACATCTTCAAGCGCAGCGGAACCATGCAACTCGAGATGGAAATGGGACACAAGTTCTTCTTTGATCTGTTCGTTGCCATGTGTAATCATATGGACGATCTTGGAGAGATGAG CTGGAAGTGA
- a CDS encoding uncharacterized protein (transcript_id=CADANIAT00009931): MPKTIPSKRAVKGTSSSLSSSGKRPGKSVSLSSDRKRRASSSTVSSLSSVTSMEGLSDEEDDPNDSDDADDEDDQPILLTPSYRNHKAGMKSTKRTKTKAVSDDDSEHELSDGPDLDDSSDDVYAAVDYISDGDDEERDVEMLEELMILESEDEHDIASAANTGASDVHDWAGPSVFNDDMMFSGALFDEQQLYSAMEAFGETDVASETAVETPVPRRVHFEEDSDSSSDSDSYTEDEIPSDFLQQDSLDPQLRRMIENDSNEVGGRSSRRQSDEIYADSDYGHSNIYHVESDGAFSEGSSSGYETDDGETTDEDLPPPATITHPRSILRRDSSASLVAGVEEKTEPTPRRRRGPIMGTFVADPHKPVALVDCTGKHLVIIPAYASSRHDWLESAATSVCGTANNSPRATTMHLIDESDTDALISPNMDLSPMLASSANLMMTALGNDIAPGGQVMGPPEAFYPSRDFAIDSSFEEDDEDEDPEAQLNVDDFIDFGDGSSDEELDKDSDEEAMASPMTAAAVGSTNGTPTPNRGADPHQTNSAERFLNHLDRGIVTAFRRNHNRYQALLRLPQHREFMPANSPSRASSVFRHARHADQRTPTRKRKASGNAGGEAVRRKLMNAQRHSQIPF; this comes from the exons ATGCCGAAAACTATCCCGTCCAAGCGGGCCGTCAAGGGTACCTCAAGTTCCCTTTCTAGCTCCGGCAAGAGGCCCGGCAAATCAGTATCCCTCAGCTCAGATCGGAAACGGAGGGCCTCATCATCGACCGTTTCCAGTCTTTCTTCAGTCACGTCAATGGAAGGGCtgagcgacgaggaggacgatcCCAATGATTCTGACGATGcggacgacgaagatgaccAACCGATTCTCCTTACCCCGTCTTATAGAAACCATAAGGCGGGGATGAAATCGACAAAACGCACCAAGACAAAAGCTGTGtccgacgacgacagcgaaCACGAACTCAGCGATGGCCCAGACTTGGACGACAGCTCTGATGATGTCTACGCCGCTGTGGATTATATtagtgatggtgatgatgaagaacgagATGTTGAAATGCTGGAAGAGCTCATGATCTTGGAATCTGAAGATGAGCATGATATCGCGAGCGCAGCAAACACTGGTGCCTCTGACGTTCATGACTGGGCCGGTCCTAGTGTCTTCAATGATGATATGATGTTCTCCGGAGCGCTCTTTGACGAACAGCAGCTCTACAGTGCGATGGAAGCGTTCGGTGAAACTGACGTAGCAAGTGAGACCGCGGTAGAAACCCCCGTACCGCGCCGAGTACATTTCGAAGAAGACTCGGATTCGTCTTCTGACAGCGATTCTTACACCGAAGACGAAATCCCGAGTGATTTCCTCCAACAGGACAGTCTTGACCCGCAGCTGCGCCGCATGATTGAGAACGACAGCAATGAGGTCGGCGGCCGTTCGTCTCGCCGGCAATCGGATGAGATCTACGCAGACTCTGACTATGGCCACTCCAACATTTACCATGTCGAGTCCGATGGCGCCTTCTCCGAGGGATCCTCGAGTGGCTATGAGA CCGACGATGGCGAGACTACAGATGAAGACCTTCCCCCTCCAGCTACCATCACTCACCCGCGATCTATCCTCCGCCGCGActcctctgcttccttgGTTGCTGGGGTTGAAGAAAAGACTGAGCCTACTCCCCGACGAAGGAGAGGCCCCATCATGGGCACCTTTGTTGCAGACCCTCACAAGCCAGTTGCCCTAGTAGATTGCACTGGCAAGCACCTTGTGATTATTCCTGCGTATGCTTCATCTCGCCATGACTGGCTTGAGTCAGCGGCGACCAGCGTTTGCGGAACCGCGAATAATAGCCCACGAGCGACGACCATGCATCTGATTGACGAGAGCGACACCGACGCGCTCATCTCGCCGAATATGGATCTCAGCCCTATGTTGGCGTCTAGTGCTAACCTAATGATGACGGCTCTGGGTAACGATATTGCACCGGGTGGCCAGGTCATGGGTCCCCCAGAAGCATTTTATCCGTCTCGCGATTTTGCGATTGACAGCTcttttgaagaagacgacgaagacgaagaccCCGAAGCCCAGTTGAACGTAGATGACTTTATTGACTTTGGCGATGGTTCTTCCGACGAGGAACTTGACAAGGACTCGGACGAAGAAGCCATGGCGTCTCCCATGACAGCGGCAGCAGTGGGCAGCACGAATGGGACCCCAACCCCGAATCGTGGGGCCGACCCGCACCAGACCAACAGTGCGGAACGGTTCCTGAACCACCTCGATCGGGGAATTGTGACGGCCTTCCGCCGCAATCACAATCGCTACCAGGCGCTACTGCGACTCCCGCAGCACCGGGAATTCATGCCGGCCAACTCGCCGTCCCGCGCATCGAGTGTGTTTCGACACGCCCGACATGCAGACCAGCGCACGCCGACCCGAAAGCGCAAGGCGAGCGGAAATGCGGGAGGGGAAGCAGTGCGGCGAAAACTGATGAACGCCCAGCGACACAGTCAGATACCGTTTTAA
- a CDS encoding uncharacterized protein (transcript_id=CADANIAT00009935), whose translation MEPKRRKLYHESDTLSLYSNESETVCLSDTESETISETSCRTVAHFAPRTPSGFLSLPAEIRFLIYQYAFSSSSEWSELVQVTVERGPSAPRRAAYKPSPHQKLNLKYTRSPALHLPVALLVTNHQIYHEAVPVLFSGVVFGFASNPTSLTFLLDRFSNTARNSIQYLRLYPAPLYVQNGPLGDQLSWAVLCAQVARLPSLRRVNVVYNRIEDLRLNPVRSQHARYGKWLAMIRAEKEPEFERQTTDAEMAGCRNRFCEIIAPTC comes from the coding sequence ATGGAGCCAAAGCGCCGAAAACTCTACCACGAGTCCGATACTCTCTCCTTATACAGCAACGAGTCTGAGACCGTTTGCCTCTCGGATACTGAGTCGGAAACAATCTCTGAGACCAGCTGCCGCACAGTAGCCCATTTCGCTCCCAGAACTCCGTCAGGATTCCTCTCTCTCCCGGCAGAGATCCGTTTCCTCATCTACCAGTACGCCTTTTCATCGTCGTCAGAATGGTCTGAGCTTGTTCAAGTCACAGTCGAACGAGGCCCTTCAGCTCCCCGCCGCGCAGCCTATAAACCGTCCCCGCACCAAAAGCTGAATTTGAAGTACACCCGGAGCCCTGCCCTACACCTTCCCGTCGCCCTGCTGGTAACAAACCATCAGATATACCACGAAGCGGTCCCAGTCCTTTTCTCCGGTGTTGTATTCGGCTTTGCATCTAATCCGACTTCTCTgaccttcctccttgatcGCTTTTCCAACACTGCCCGCAATAGTATACAGTACTTGCGGCTCTACCCCGCACCGCTATATGTGCAAAATGGCCCTCTGGGCGATCAGCTGTCATGGGCTGTGTTGTGCGCCCAGGTCGCTCGTCTACCGTCGTTGAGACGGGTCAACGTTGTGTACAATCGTATCGAGGATCTACGGTTAAATCCGGTCAGGTCTCAGCACGCGCGGTATGGGAAATGGCTGGCCATGATACGGGCTGAAAAGGAGCCGGAATTTGAGAGGCAGACCACTGATGCTGAGATGGCTGGGTGTCGAAATCGGTTCTGCGAGATCATCGCTCCCACTTGTTAG
- a CDS encoding uncharacterized protein (transcript_id=CADANIAT00009937), producing the protein MPSYRLEQASTGRAGCQNKECKEQKIKIAKGELRLGSWVDTERFQSWFWRHWGCVTPKVIANINELVGEGDDRDLETLDGYEDLPAELQEKVARALDQGHVDDEDWRGDPEMNVRGSSGFRVRASAKAKKAKDADEEEKDDAAEEQKTPAKKTKKAKKAEHADDEENDDATKEKKSPSSKSKKRSRVQVDDNNHDAGAASPKRSKRTPTRIPKQVPAISSQSDDSANESPEPKRRPAKRGHQAKEAKPAPKRGKKKAVEDSEVEPAAEKPKRGRKKAAA; encoded by the exons ATGCCATCCTATCGGTTAG AGCAAGCGTCTACCGGCCGCGCAGGCTGCCAAAACAAGGAATGCAaagagcagaagatcaagattGCCAAAGGCGAGCTGCGATTAGGCAGCTGGGTCGACACGGAGAGATTCCAATCTTGGTTTTGGAGACACTG GGGTTGTGTCACCCCCAAGGTCATCGCCAATATCAACGAACTTGTTGGCGAAGGTGACGACAGAGACCTCGAGACGCTTGATGGGTATGAGGATCTCCCGGCTGAGCTTCAGGAGAAGGTTGCAAGGGCTTTGGATCAGGGTCAtgtcgacgatgaggattGGAGGGGT GATCCTGAGATGAATGtgcgcggcagcagcggcttcCGGGTGAGAGCCTCAGCTAAGGccaagaaagcaaaagaTGCAGATGAA gaagagaaagatgacGCCGCTGAAGAGCAGAAGACTCCGgcaaagaaaacaaaaaaagcaaagaaggctGAACATGCAGACGAT gaagagaatgacGACGCAaccaaagagaagaagtcCCCCAGCTCCAAGTCTAAGAAGCGCAGCCGCGTGCAAGTTGACGATAACAACCACGATGCAGGGGCCGCTTCGCCCAAGAGGTCCAAGAGGACCCCAACGAGGATTCCGAAGCAAGTTCCTGCCATTTCGTCTCAATCCGATGACAGCGCAAATGAGTCCCCTGAGCCGAAGCGCAGGCCTGCGAAGCGTGGTCAtcaagccaaagaagcaaagcctGCTCCCAAGCgtggaaagaagaaggctgtcgAAGACAGCGAAGttgagcctgctgctgagaagccCAAGCGTGGAcggaagaaggctgccgcCTGA
- a CDS encoding uncharacterized protein (transcript_id=CADANIAT00009930), with protein MLGPLILNVFEKCMYRDLKILDLISLGSKEASNGFSQGAGAVSTPKLPYPTQKFQNKCSLLDSIADRARAVASQRTPRLQWYKDIKSDMV; from the exons ATGCTGGGTCCCCTTATCCTTAATGTGTTTGAGAAATGCATGTACCGCGATCTTAAAATCCTGGACTTAATCTCGTTGGGTAGTAAAGAAGCCAGCAATGGCTTTTCTCAGGGGGCTGGTGCTGTCTCTACCCCCAAATTGCCGTATCCCACTCAAAAGTTTCAAAATAAATGTAGCTTATTAGACTCTATCGCGGACCGGGCGAGGGCCGTTGCTTCCCAAAGAACACCAAGGTTGCAGTGGTATAAGG ATATCAAGTCCGATATGGTGTAA
- a CDS encoding uncharacterized protein (transcript_id=CADANIAT00009933) — MQQFNSFFKSKSGTSTNATTDANTKAPPALEPVSETQQPRRRGSHDPVLTPEDEAFLQTLTAESAPTGQGAVPAPVGDGDRDEEPAYSAGVQTQGQDQTPKSPIEEFGKELGEQERRKSAAGLEPSLSGDSNAEKVMAKTGESSGDNEKGKENAKLERPKSPEKKRRPWSMIWKKSEKKASQPQHQPQFPETAPTTSIDSSETEQQRENADMTAILDKLNLAADNNRVFSISDETQELLRKFKLIFKDLINGVPTAYHDLEMLLTNGNKQLQDTYSNLPSFLQKLIEKLPEKWTESLAPEMIAVAAERASRSGVNVDNIGKAAAAANKIGISVPSLKELVGKPAAIVGMLRSIMAFLRARFPAVLGMNVLWSLALFILLFVLWYCHKRGREVRLENERLVTEEEIENINQESSENKAAETGMGTETTPPIRSTETLTTTAAQGASASEVRRGIKEAQEAREKKTNAKVLAAKEQAQKGDKPSGIENEPIKPTRSKSILSIFGRSGSQSSAVTERKIEPYPGT; from the exons ATGCAGCAATTCAACAGCTTCTTCAAAAGCAAATCGGGGACAAGTACCAATGCGACTACCGACGCCAACACAAAGGCACCTCCCGCCTTAGAGCCTGTCTCAGAGACACAACAGCCACGGCGGCGTGGATCCCACGATCCGGTCCTGACACCGGAGGACGAAGCCTTTTTACAGACTCTCACAGCCGAGTCTGCCCCAACTGGCCAAGGCGCAGTACCAGCACcagttggagatggagatagAGACGAAGAGCCAGCATATTCTGCTGGTGTTCAGACCCAAGGTCAGGATCAGACGCCGAAGTCGCCGATCGAGGAGTTTGGCAAAGAGCTGGGAGAGCAGGAACGGAGAAAGTCAGCAGCAGGTCTGGAACCGTCATTGTCTGGAGACAGCAATGCGGAGAAAGTCATGGCTAAGACTGGAGAGTCATCAGGTGATaatgagaagggaaaggagaaCGCTAAATTGGAGAGGCCGAAGAgtccggagaagaagaggcggcCATGGAGtatgatctggaagaagagcgagaaaAAG GCATCCCAACCCCAGCATCAACCCCAGTTCCCAGAAACCGCACCCACCACCTCCATCGACTCAAGTGAAACCGAACAACAACGCGAGAATGCCGACATGACCGCCATTTTAGACAAACTCAACCTAGCTGCGGACAACAACCGCGTCTTCTCCATATCTGACGAAACCCAAGAACTCCTCCGCAAATTCAAGCTCATCTTCAAAGACCTCATCAACGGCGTTCCAACCGCATACCACGACCTTGAGATGCTTCTAACAAACGGCAACAAGCAGTTACAAGACACATACTCGAATCTTCCCAGCTTCCTACAAAAACTAATCGAAAAACTCCCTGAGAAATGGACTGAGTCGCTTGCTCCGGAGATGATCGCCGTCGCTGCGGAACGAGCAAGTCGGAGCGGTGTGAATGTAGATAATATCGGcaaggcggcggcggcggcgaataAAATAGGAATCTCAGTACCGAGCTTGAAGGAGCTTGTGGGCAAGCCCGCCGCGATTGTGGGGATGTTGAGGTCTATCATGGCGTTCTTGAGAGCGAGGTTCCCGGCTGTGCTGGGAATGAATGTGCTTTGGTCGTTGGCCTTGTTTA TCCTCCTCTTTGTCCTCTGGTACTGCCACAAACGTGGCCGTGAAGTCCGTCTTGAGAACGAACGCCTCGTTACAGAGGAGGAAATCGAGAATATAAACCAAGAGTCTTCTGAGAATAAGGCGGCAGAAACGGGAATGGGAACGGAAACAACACCTCCAATTCGCAGTACCGAGACTCTAACGACCACGGCCGCACAGGGTGCATCCGCATCCGAGGTCCGTAGGGGCATCAAAGAGGCGCAGGAGGCtagagagaagaagactaATGCAAAGGTTCTTGCCGCTAAGGAGCAGGCACAGAAGGGAGATAAACCCAGTGGAATTGAGAACGAGCCTATCAAGCCTACGAGATCAAAGTCGATATTATCCATCTTTGGCAGGTCGGGCAGCCAGAGTTCTGCAGTAACTGAGAGGAAGATCGAGCCGTATCCAGGAACGTGA